From Geomonas agri, one genomic window encodes:
- a CDS encoding GGDEF domain-containing response regulator produces MERILLVEDDSFFREVYTDLLKGDGYSVEVAASGEDALEMIGRGGYHLVVTDLVMRDVSGLDLLSEVKRLDPATAVIMVTGHANVETAIYALKNGATDYLIKPINPDEFRHIVAHCMEQRRLLDENLELKGLVNLFQVSQNIANCLELERIYSMLTDALVKEVGVTRALGYFMDNGQLTLRELKGIEELNAHLLGQAVISECDLRDDGSANLMLLRHFLPEDAEYGSEVAEAMCLYLRQRSELQGVIILFNDPGVLLPRDINRKHISFLLDQGSLALDNAARYNIAKDLLYIDELTGLYNYRYLDVVLERELKRCERYGSNLGILFLDIDLFKSVNDNFGHLIGSRVLREVGSLVRKSVRDVDAVIRYGGDEYTIVLVETGMDGAAIVAERIRRTIEAHTFAKADGLAIKLTVSLGYACAPDDATTKAELLEMADQAMYRGKSAGKNRAFHADRLMTPP; encoded by the coding sequence ATGGAAAGGATTCTTTTAGTCGAAGACGACAGCTTTTTCCGAGAGGTTTACACCGACCTGCTCAAGGGAGATGGCTATAGCGTCGAAGTGGCCGCTTCCGGAGAGGATGCGCTGGAAATGATCGGTAGGGGAGGGTACCACCTCGTCGTCACTGACTTGGTGATGCGCGACGTGTCAGGTCTCGACCTCCTTTCGGAGGTGAAGAGGCTTGATCCTGCCACCGCGGTGATCATGGTCACCGGACACGCAAACGTGGAGACCGCCATTTACGCCCTCAAAAATGGCGCCACGGACTATCTCATCAAGCCAATCAACCCGGACGAGTTCCGTCACATCGTTGCCCATTGCATGGAGCAGCGCAGGCTCCTCGACGAGAACCTGGAGCTGAAGGGATTGGTCAACCTGTTCCAGGTGAGCCAGAACATCGCCAACTGCCTGGAGCTCGAGCGCATCTACTCGATGCTCACCGATGCCCTCGTAAAGGAAGTCGGCGTGACCCGGGCACTCGGTTACTTCATGGACAACGGGCAGCTCACGCTGCGCGAGTTGAAGGGAATCGAGGAGTTGAACGCGCACCTGCTGGGCCAGGCCGTAATCAGCGAGTGCGACCTGCGCGATGACGGCAGCGCCAACTTGATGCTCCTGAGGCACTTCCTCCCCGAGGACGCCGAATACGGTAGCGAAGTAGCGGAGGCCATGTGCCTTTACCTGCGGCAGAGATCCGAGCTGCAGGGAGTGATCATCCTGTTTAACGACCCCGGTGTGCTGCTGCCCAGGGACATAAACCGCAAACACATCTCCTTCCTGCTCGACCAGGGGTCGCTGGCCCTGGACAACGCCGCCCGTTACAACATCGCCAAAGATCTCCTTTACATAGACGAGCTAACCGGCCTGTACAACTACCGCTACCTGGACGTGGTGCTGGAGCGGGAACTTAAGCGCTGCGAGCGATACGGTTCCAACCTGGGCATCCTTTTCCTCGACATCGACCTGTTCAAGTCGGTGAACGACAACTTCGGACACCTGATCGGCAGTCGCGTGCTGCGCGAGGTAGGCTCCCTGGTGAGAAAAAGCGTGCGCGACGTCGATGCGGTGATCCGTTACGGCGGTGACGAGTACACCATAGTCCTGGTGGAAACCGGGATGGACGGGGCGGCCATAGTCGCCGAGCGTATCCGGAGGACCATCGAGGCGCATACTTTCGCCAAGGCCGATGGTCTCGCCATCAAGCTCACCGTGAGCCTTGGCTACGCCTGCGCCCCCGATGACGCCACCACCAAGGCGGAACTGCTGGAAATGGCGGATCAGGCCATGTACCGCGGCAAGAGCGCCGGCAAGAACAGGGCGTTTCATGCCGACAGGCTGATGACTCCGCCCTGA
- a CDS encoding pirin family protein — protein MITIRRANDRGHADHGWLNTYHTFSFADYYDPRHMGFRNLRVINEDRVKPGVGFPTHPHRDMEIISYVLEGALAHRDSMGTGSVIRPGDVQRMSAGTGITHSEFNQSKDEPLHFFQIWILPERTGITPSYEQKYFSDDDKRGNLRLIASPDGRDGSVTIHQDARLYATILDPGAEIEHRLPAGQHSWVQVARGKVLVNGHLLEAGDGAAISGEDLLRLTGKEASELLLFELP, from the coding sequence ATGATCACCATCAGAAGAGCGAACGACAGGGGCCATGCCGACCACGGCTGGCTCAACACCTACCACACCTTTTCCTTTGCCGATTACTACGATCCGCGTCACATGGGGTTCAGGAACCTGCGCGTCATCAACGAGGACCGCGTGAAGCCGGGCGTCGGTTTCCCCACTCATCCGCACCGGGACATGGAAATCATCTCTTACGTGCTGGAAGGGGCATTGGCGCACCGCGACAGCATGGGGACCGGCTCAGTCATTCGTCCCGGGGACGTACAACGCATGAGCGCCGGCACCGGTATAACCCACAGCGAGTTCAACCAGAGCAAGGACGAACCGCTGCACTTTTTCCAGATCTGGATACTGCCGGAGCGGACCGGGATCACGCCGAGCTACGAGCAGAAATACTTCTCGGACGATGACAAACGGGGCAACCTCCGGCTGATCGCCTCACCGGACGGGCGCGACGGGTCCGTCACCATCCACCAGGACGCAAGACTGTACGCCACGATCCTGGATCCAGGCGCGGAGATCGAGCATCGCCTCCCAGCGGGACAGCACTCCTGGGTACAGGTTGCGCGCGGCAAGGTGCTCGTCAATGGTCATCTTTTGGAGGCAGGTGACGGAGCGGCAATCAGTGGCGAAGATCTGCTGCGACTGACCGGGAAGGAAGCAAGCGAGCTGCTGCTTTTCGAACTGCCGTAA
- the hisS gene encoding histidine--tRNA ligase, which translates to MAITGIKGFNDILPGEVEKWQHIEATARRVFELYGLSEIRIPILEKTELFCRSIGDATDIVEKEMYSFEDKGGNKVTMRPEGTASVMRAYVEHKMHALDPVARLYYMGPMFRYERPQKGRYRQFHQIGAEITGVAAPTVDAQVLTMLTHFFQELGLTEPSLQINSLGCPCCRPAYREALKKFLLDRIDKLCDDCKRRYDTNPLRALDCKSTGCQEATQGAPSMLDHLCDECSDHFDKTRKHLELVGTPYSINQRMVRGLDYYTRTTFEMVTTMLGAQSAVAAGGRYDGLISSIGGPQIPGIGFAMGVERVALLLAEKDFSRRPDLFIAALGDEAHPEAFRLMSALQRLGFAVEIDYEGKSLKSQMRRADKFNSRFTLIIGGDELARGTAPLKNMDGGSQVEVTLDAVSIQAAMTGGA; encoded by the coding sequence GTGGCAATCACCGGCATTAAAGGTTTCAACGATATCCTCCCAGGCGAGGTCGAGAAGTGGCAGCACATCGAGGCCACGGCGCGCCGGGTTTTCGAACTTTACGGGCTTTCGGAGATCAGGATCCCGATCCTGGAAAAAACCGAGCTCTTCTGCCGCTCCATCGGCGACGCTACCGACATCGTGGAAAAGGAGATGTACTCCTTCGAAGACAAGGGGGGCAACAAGGTCACCATGCGCCCTGAGGGAACCGCGTCAGTGATGCGTGCCTACGTCGAGCACAAGATGCACGCCCTGGACCCGGTGGCGCGCCTGTACTACATGGGGCCGATGTTCCGCTACGAGCGCCCGCAGAAGGGGCGTTACCGCCAGTTCCACCAGATCGGCGCTGAGATCACCGGAGTTGCGGCCCCTACGGTCGATGCCCAGGTGCTCACCATGCTGACCCATTTCTTCCAGGAACTGGGGCTCACCGAACCGTCTCTGCAGATCAACTCGCTGGGCTGCCCCTGCTGCCGTCCCGCTTACCGCGAGGCTCTCAAGAAGTTCCTGCTGGACCGCATCGACAAGCTCTGTGACGACTGCAAGCGCCGTTACGACACCAACCCGCTGCGCGCGCTGGACTGCAAGTCGACCGGCTGCCAGGAAGCGACCCAGGGTGCGCCCTCCATGCTCGATCACCTCTGCGACGAGTGCAGCGACCACTTTGACAAGACCAGGAAGCATCTGGAACTGGTCGGCACCCCTTACAGCATCAATCAGCGCATGGTGCGCGGGCTTGACTACTACACCCGGACCACCTTCGAGATGGTGACCACCATGCTGGGCGCGCAGAGCGCCGTCGCCGCCGGCGGCCGTTACGATGGACTCATCTCGTCGATCGGCGGTCCGCAGATTCCCGGCATCGGTTTCGCCATGGGCGTCGAGCGCGTTGCGCTGCTTCTGGCTGAGAAGGACTTCTCCCGCCGTCCGGATCTTTTCATTGCCGCTCTCGGCGATGAGGCGCATCCGGAAGCCTTCCGCCTGATGAGTGCCCTGCAGCGTCTGGGCTTTGCCGTGGAAATCGACTATGAAGGCAAGAGCCTGAAGAGCCAGATGCGTCGCGCCGACAAGTTCAACTCCCGCTTCACCCTGATCATTGGTGGCGACGAGTTGGCCCGTGGCACCGCGCCCTTGAAGAACATGGACGGCGGCAGCCAGGTTGAGGTCACCCTCGATGCGGTCAGCATCCAAGCTGCCATGACCGGCGGGGCCTAG